The Clostridioides difficile genome has a segment encoding these proteins:
- a CDS encoding zinc-ribbon domain-containing protein, which translates to MNTLIYKYIVNEHRDEADELDRDYGEFKIFNGGKCFSGCGRNFYTLAKFKKMIVTCPHCGKKYQIKLFKNGKVNMRVVE; encoded by the coding sequence ATGAATACTTTGATATATAAATATATAGTTAATGAACATAGAGATGAAGCAGATGAGTTAGATAGAGACTATGGAGAATTTAAAATATTTAATGGAGGTAAATGTTTTAGTGGATGTGGTAGGAATTTCTATACATTAGCTAAGTTTAAAAAAATGATAGTTACTTGTCCCCATTGTGGAAAAAAATATCAAATAAAACTTTTTAAAAATGGAAAAGTGAATATGAGAGTAGTTGAGTAA